GGAGCGGGCACCCGTCGCCCGTCCCTCGCACCCGCCTACCTCACATCCGCACGCCTCACACCTCACACCTCACACCGCGTGCCCCGTGCCCCGTGCCCCGTGCCGGAGGCGGGCGCCCGGGAACACGGGCAGAGGGCAGAGGGCAGGGGACAGAGGACGACACCGCAGCAGGAGGACACGTTGAGACCTCACGTAGACCGGCGGCAGGCGCGCGTGCTCGCGCTCGTGCGGGCACGCGGCAGCGTGCGCGTGGTGGACCTCGCCCAAGAGCTGGGCGTCTCCCCCGTCACCCTGCGGCGCGACATCGAGGGGATGGCGGCGCGGGGCGAGATCCAGCGCATGCACGGGGTGATCAGCCGGGTGGAGGCGGAACGGAACGCGGGCGGCCCACCCGGGGGCGCGGCGGAGGCCGCGCGGGTCCCGGCGACCGGCGGGGCCCCCCGGGCCGTACGCGGCTCCGGTGGCGGGGAGGGGCTCGTGGTCGGGATGGTGGTGCCCACCACCGAGTACTACTACGCCGACGTCGTCCGCGGCGCCCGCGAGACGGTCGAGGCGCGCGGCGCACGGCTGACCGTGGGACTGACCCGGTACCTGCCCGGCGAGGACCGGACCCAGGCGGACCGCCTGCTGTCGACGGGGGCGCACGGACTGCTGCTGACGCCGAACTGGGAGGCCGGCTCGCCCGCCCCCGAGGAGGGCAGTTGGACAGCGCGACTCCCGGTGCCGACCGTCCTGGTCGAACGCTGGGCTCCACCCGGGCATCCGGCGGCGGCCCTGGACCGGGTGACGTCCGACCACGCCCACGGCGCGGCGTGCGCCGTGCGACACCTGGCGGAACTGGGGCACCGGCGGATCGCCCTCGCCAGTCGGACCACCCCGACCACGGCGCGGTTGCGGGCGGGCTACGAGGCGGCGGTGACCGCGCTCGGCCTGGAGCCCGCCGCACTCTGGCCGACGACCGGACCGGAACCGCTGTCGGAGGCGGACCTGTTCGCCCGGACCCTCGACTATCTGCACGAGGCCGTGACCGAGGGCGGCGTGACGGCCGCGCTGATCCACAGCGACACCGACGCCATCATGCTGATCCCGCGCCTCACCTCGCTGGGCATACGGGTGCCGGAGGACCTGACCGTGATCACCTACGACGACGAGGTCGCCGGACTGGCCGACGTGCCCCTCTCGGCGGTGGCCCCGGCCAAACGCGAGGTGGGCGCGCGAGCGGCGACCCTGCTGCTGGACCGCCTGACGGCCGCGAACCCGGAGGACGGCCCGAGGGAACACCTGGAACTGCTACCGAGGCTGACCGTCAGACGATGACACCACCCGGCCCACAACCCGACCCCCACCCCCACCCACAAGACGGCCGGCACCAGAGCGCGCCGACGAACGCAACTCGGTGGCGCCCGGAGTGGAAGTGAGGAAGGCTCAAGCACATGGTTTCGGTAGTGCAGAACGTGGCGATCGACTGTGCGGATGCCTACGAGCTGGCCCGGTTCTGGAGCAGAGTGACCGGCCGCCCCCTGCATCCGGACGACAAGCCGGGTGACCAGGAGACTCAGGTACTGCTGGCGGAGGGCCCGATGCTCTACTTCAACCAGGTGTCCGAGTCCAAGAAGATCAAGAACCGGATCCACCTGTGTTTGCGCCCCGAGACATCGCGTGAGCAGGAGGTGGAACGCCTGCTCGGCGTCGGTGCCGCCCTTGTCAGCGATCACCGGAATCCCGACGGCTCTGGCTGGGCAGTCCTTGCCGACCCCGAAGGCAACGAATTCTGCGTTCTTCGGAGCGAGTCCGACCGAGCCGTGGTGCGTTCCTGACACCCA
Above is a window of Streptomyces subrutilus DNA encoding:
- a CDS encoding substrate-binding domain-containing protein, producing MRPHVDRRQARVLALVRARGSVRVVDLAQELGVSPVTLRRDIEGMAARGEIQRMHGVISRVEAERNAGGPPGGAAEAARVPATGGAPRAVRGSGGGEGLVVGMVVPTTEYYYADVVRGARETVEARGARLTVGLTRYLPGEDRTQADRLLSTGAHGLLLTPNWEAGSPAPEEGSWTARLPVPTVLVERWAPPGHPAAALDRVTSDHAHGAACAVRHLAELGHRRIALASRTTPTTARLRAGYEAAVTALGLEPAALWPTTGPEPLSEADLFARTLDYLHEAVTEGGVTAALIHSDTDAIMLIPRLTSLGIRVPEDLTVITYDDEVAGLADVPLSAVAPAKREVGARAATLLLDRLTAANPEDGPREHLELLPRLTVRR
- a CDS encoding VOC family protein; its protein translation is MVSVVQNVAIDCADAYELARFWSRVTGRPLHPDDKPGDQETQVLLAEGPMLYFNQVSESKKIKNRIHLCLRPETSREQEVERLLGVGAALVSDHRNPDGSGWAVLADPEGNEFCVLRSESDRAVVRS